The Terriglobia bacterium region CTGGTTACGCGTATGTATGTCCACGACTATCCCGGAGAGGTCGCCGGAATGATTCTGGTCGAGAGCGCCGATGAAGACGAGTACCTTTGGATTAACGGAAAAGTTGTTCGTCCCTCGCAAATGTCGACCGAGGACTGGGAGTCGCTCACTAAGCCCAGATCTCATCCGGCCACCACTCAACAAGACAACGCAACTCGACCGCCCGCGCAAACCAAGGCTGCTTCACCTCCACATCTGGAACCTCCGTATGACAAACTGCCGGCTGGTGCGCAGAAGCTGAGGCTCTGGGCGATGTCAATCCCACGGAGCAAGGAACGCGATGAAGGTGGGGACATTCAGGACCTCAGGGGCGATTTCATCGAGGTCCATGGAGCCCTGAGCGGGGATCATCCTCTGGGAAACATCCCTGTTGTGGTCATCACCAAGACCCCCGAAACTAACGAGGATTACACGAAAGAACAACTTGAGTGGAACCGAAGCCTGCAAGATAAACTTGCACGGGAATCGACCAATAGCGTACATATCGTAGCGAAACACAGCGGCCATCATGTCCAACTCGATGATCCCGCATTGGTCTCCTCGGCCATCCTCGATTTAGTGAGGGCAGTGCGACGCAAACAGCCAATCACTTCGAGCAAAATCTCGGTCGGTAAGACATCCGCTCTGAGGCCAGACTAGCAACATCCGCCGACTGGGAGATCGCTCCTCACTGCTAAGGCGGGCCCGCGTCGATTACAATGTCCCGCTCGCTGGAGGATTCCATGGTTCGCCGTATTAGCTGCGCCCTCGCCATCACTCTGCTGTTTTCGACTTTGACCGTTGCCCAGACTCAGAGTTCATCTTCATCGAAGCCATTCGCCAGCGCCGCGGCGATGCAGGCGGCGCCGGCGGAGGCGGAAACATTCATGCGCGACGCCGAGGCTCGCCTCGACGACGTGGGCGTGAAGGCCAGCCGCGCCAGTTGGGTGCAGTCCACGTACATCACCGACGACACCGAAGCCCTGTCGGCCAGCGCCAACGAGGAGGTGCTGGCCACGACTACCGAACTGGTGAACGAGGCGAAACGCTTCAAGGGAGCGCAGCTTTCGCCCGTGCTGCAGCGGAAGTTCATGCTGCTGCGGCTGGCGCTGACGGCACCGGCGCCAAATAATCCCGCGGAACGAAAAGAGCTGGCGCAGATCGGCTCGTGGCTCGAGGGCACCTACGGCAAAGGCAAGTACTGCCCTAAGACCGGACCGTTTGCCGGCAAGTGCCTGGGACAAAGCGAGATGGAAGAGGCCTTCGCCACCACCAAAGATGAAGCGGTGCTGAAGGATCTTTGGGTGGGTTGGAGATCGTTCGCGCCGGAGATGCGGCAGCGCTACGCGCGCGGCGTCGAGCTGTCGAACAAGGGCGCGCAGGAGCTCGGGTTCAAGGATACGGGGGTGCTGTGGCGGTCGAATTACGACATGACGCCGGAGCGGTTCAGCGCGGAACTGAACCGGTTGTGGGAACAATTGCGTCCGCTGTACCTGTCGCTGCACGCCTACGTGCGGTCGCAACTGGTGAAGAAGTACGGGCCGCAGGTGGTCCCGCCCAACGGCCCGATCCCGGCGCACCTGCTGGGCAATATCTGGGCGCAGGACTGGACCAACATCTACGATCTGCTCGATGTTCCTGGCAAGGACAGCGGCCTTGACCTGACGCCCGTCCTGCAGCAGAAGAAATTCACTTACCTCAAGA contains the following coding sequences:
- a CDS encoding alpha/beta hydrolase; its protein translation is MSIWRMGVLLFAVLPVGAQGQSNQSPTPPGRLVNIDQGVSLHIYCTGRSKPPVVLLHGLGDYSFDWALVQPAVSKGTQTCSYDRAGQAWSSPGKPPRGPDTAAHELHTLLDRAGIKPPYVLVGHSWGGLVTRMYVHDYPGEVAGMILVESADEDEYLWINGKVVRPSQMSTEDWESLTKPRSHPATTQQDNATRPPAQTKAASPPHLEPPYDKLPAGAQKLRLWAMSIPRSKERDEGGDIQDLRGDFIEVHGALSGDHPLGNIPVVVITKTPETNEDYTKEQLEWNRSLQDKLARESTNSVHIVAKHSGHHVQLDDPALVSSAILDLVRAVRRKQPITSSKISVGKTSALRPD
- a CDS encoding M2 family metallopeptidase, translating into MSRSLEDSMVRRISCALAITLLFSTLTVAQTQSSSSSKPFASAAAMQAAPAEAETFMRDAEARLDDVGVKASRASWVQSTYITDDTEALSASANEEVLATTTELVNEAKRFKGAQLSPVLQRKFMLLRLALTAPAPNNPAERKELAQIGSWLEGTYGKGKYCPKTGPFAGKCLGQSEMEEAFATTKDEAVLKDLWVGWRSFAPEMRQRYARGVELSNKGAQELGFKDTGVLWRSNYDMTPERFSAELNRLWEQLRPLYLSLHAYVRSQLVKKYGPQVVPPNGPIPAHLLGNIWAQDWTNIYDLLDVPGKDSGLDLTPVLQQKKFTYLKMVKTGENFFVSLGFDPLPKTFWERSMFVRPRDRDVVCHASAWDIDNKNDVRLKMCIQIRDEDFRTIHHELGHNFYQMAYQNQPPLFQGSANDGFHEAVGDTIALSITPEYVQEIGLIQQAPPPSEDLALLMHKALEKVAFLPFGLLIDQWRWDVFSGKITPAGYNKAWWELREKYQGVAPPVARSEKDFDPGAKYHVPGNVPYSRYFLADVLQFQFQRGLCRTIGYKGPLHRCSIYNNKVAGERLKMMLEMGASRPWPEALYALTGERQMDATAILDYFAPLKQWLDEQNAKNGVKVGW